From the Psychrilyobacter piezotolerans genome, the window TGGCTAAAGGAAGATGTTATAAAGGCCAATCATCCTGAAAAACTAGCAGATATGTTTATCTCAGCCGGATTTGATCTTTTTTTCGAAGATGAACTAATGGGCAAATTCAAACATGAGGGGATCTTTAAAGATATCACCGGATTGACAGAATACAATAAAGATTTCAACAATGAAAATATATCGCTGAAAGACCCCGATGGAGATTATTCTATGCTGGCAGTGGTTCCAGCTGTATTTTTAGTCAATACAGATGCCTTAGGGGATAGGCCTTTCCCAAAATCTTGGGCTGACTTATTAAAACCTGAGTTTGAAAATTCAGTAAGCTTACCCATATCTGATTTTGATCTGTTTAATGCGATCTTGATCAGTATCTATAAAAACTATGGAGAAGATGGAGTAAAAAAATTAGGAAAAACACTCCTGCAAAATATGCATCCATCTCAAATGGTTAAATCAAATAAACTGAAAGTAGATGTTCCCGCAGTGACAATCATGCCGTATTTTTTCACTAAGATGACCGGACAAGGGGGACCAATGGTAGCACAATGGCCGGAAGATGGTGCTGCACTATCACCAATATTTATGCTGACTAAAAAATCCAAGGAAAAAGAATTAAAGCCCCTGGCAGACTTCTTTGCATCCAAGGAGATCGGCGAAATCTTATCCCACCAAGGGCTATTCCCGACTGTAAACCCTGAAGTTGAAAACAACTTAGGAGACAAGAAGTTTATGTGGGTAGGATGGGATTATATAAAAAACAACGATATCGGAGCCATCTTAAAACATTGTGAGAAACTATTTTTTCAAGAAGCTAAGAAAGCCTAATTTACAAATAAAAAATTGGACACAGATGATATACGAATATAAAAAAAAGTTCAACACGAAGAAAAGAGAACACCGAGATACACAGAGAAAATAATTTTAAATTCTGATTTAAGAATTCTGAATTGCTTAACTTTATGTACCTCTTTATCTCACTTTCTCAAAGTTCTATGCTTATGTAATAAACTAATAGTTCTTTGGTGATGACCTCAGCGGTTACTTAGTGCTGAATAATCTGTATCAAAAAATCAGTAATCAATAAATTTTGCCATGAGCATATAAGGAGAATATAAATTATGAATTTAATAACAGTATCCGGCCCCCCTTCATCAGGGAAAACAGCTTTAATAATAAAAACAATAGACAATTTAAAATCCAGAGGTGTCAAAGTAGGAGTCGTAAAGTTTGACTGTCTGTATACCGATGACGATATCTTATATGAAAAAATCGGTGTTCCTGTTAAAAAAGGTTTATCTGCATCACTCTGTCCCGATCATTATTTTGTAAGTAATATAGAAGAAGTAACCCAGTGGGGGATAAAACAAGGGTTAGATCTCCTCATCACAGAGAGTGCAGGATTATGCAACAGATGTTCACCCTATATACAGGATATAAAAGCTATCTGTGTTATCGATAACTTAAGCGGAATCAATACTCCTAAAAAAATCGGACCTATGCTTAAAACAGCAGATATAGTTGTAATTACAAAGGGAGATATCGTATCTCAGGCTGAAAGGGAAGTATTTATGTCCAGGGTGACATCTGTAAACCCCAGAGCTACTACAATGCATGTCAACGGATTGACTGGTCAGGGTGCATATGAATTTTCTACCCTTATCTACAGCAAAGATGAGGAAATAAAAACTTTAAAAGGTAAGAAATTAAGATTCTCTATGCCTTCCGCTCTATGCTCTTATTGTTTAGGAGAGACCAGGATTGGCGAAGAACATCAAATGGGAAATGTCAGAAAAATAGATTTGGAGGATAAATAATGATAAATAAAAATATAGTAGACAGAAAAACCATAGCAGAATTACTTAATTTATACCCCTTCATCGAAGATTTTTTAACGGACCATCTCATTGATTTAGACGACGCTAAAGACACGACACTTATTGCTCACCTAAACCTTTTAGACCCGGAAATCTTAGAGGAAAAAGCCATCATTCCGGATGAGCTCATCGATTCATTTATCGTATACACCAACCAAATGATAGACTTCTTAGGAATTAAAGAGGACAAAAGAGTTCAAAGTATCACTCTAAAACCAGGATTTAATAAATATAAGGAAGCTGAAACTTTTGAGGAATTAACTATAAATAAAGGTGAGATAATCGCCATCGTCGGCCCCACCGGAAGCGGGAAAAGCAGATTGTTGGCTGATATAGAGTGGGGAGCTAACGCAGATACCCCCACAAACAGAACTATCCTTATCGATGGAAAAACTATGAATATAGAAAGCAGATTTTCCAGCAACAATAAGTTGGTAGCACAATTATCACAAAATATGAACTTTGTCATGGATCTCAGCGTGGAGGAGTTTATCGAGCTCCACGCCAAGAGCAGGATGGTAGAAAATGAAAGGGAGGTCATAGAAAAAATATTTAATAAAGCCAATGAATTGGCCGGAGAAAAATTTGCCTTAGATACACCTATCACCAGCCTTAGCGGCGGCCAGTCCAGGGCTCTTATGATCGCCGATGTAGCTATTTTGAGTAAATCACCAATTGTACTAATAGATGAGATAGAAAACGCCGGGATCGACAGAAAGAAAGCATTGGATCTGCTGGTAGGAGAAGAAAAGATAGTTCTTATGGCTACCCACGATCCTATCCTGGCACTTATGGGAGATAAAAGAATAATCATCAGTAATGGCGGGATCGACAAAGTAATGGAGATCACAGTTGAAGAGAAGGCTATCTTACATAAATTAGAATCTTTGGATGATGTTATCCAGGGGATGAGAACTAAACTTAGGTACGGCCAGGAATTAGAAGCAAATTTTGAGATAATAAAAAATTAGGAGGAAAAAAATATGCATGATGGATGTAACGGAAGTTTTGAAAATGGAAAGCAAGTGGTTGATAAGGTAAGAATGATGGGATTCAGTCAGCAGTCTATGCCAATCCCGGCTGTTTTTAAATGTCATGAATGTAATGAAGAAATCACAATGGTAACTATGGAATATACTTGCCCCCACTGTGGGATGGTATACGGAGTAACTCCCTGTCATGCCTTTGATATCAACAATATTATGGCAGCAGGGGAAAACTACTAAGCCTTCCTATGGACTAATTATATGCTAAAGATGGAGGTTCCTGCTTCCATCTTTTTTATTGTTTCAATAAAAAATCCCCCTAATTAACAGATTCTACCCCATTAACTAAGAAGATTTAAATTAAACTAAATTTTGGTCTATTCTACATTTTTTATAACTACTTTTTCCAACGTATTTTTAATTTTTTCTTTATACTCTTCATAAAGATCTTCTCCATTTTTTATAACTATAGTTTTCACCACATCTCTATCATTTAACTCTTTTAATGCTTTATATGAAACTGAATCATATGCTGATACATCCATACTGCTATCTAAAAACACTATGACATCCGCATCTTCACGCATTATATAAAAATCTGTTATCTTTGCTTTTTTTAATAATTTTTCATCTTCCGATATATGTAAAAAAGCTTCTATTGGTAAGTGTCTGATAACCCTAGAAATTCCATTTTCATATTTCACTTTTACATTTCTGGTTCTTATTTTTATATCATTTTCTGAATTAAACAACAATTCTGTTCTTACATCCTGTACACTATTCACTTTTATCTTACTCATCTAATTCCTCCTTTTTTAATATCAATGACAAAAATACTAATAGAAATTATATATGAATCTTTTTTGTTTTCCAGATTAATTATTTACTTTCTCGTCTAATTTTTTCCCAGATTTAAATTTAATTAATTTTTTTGCAGAAATAGTGATTTCTTCCCCTGTCTGAGGATTTCTTCCCTTTCTTTCCTCCCTTTCAACTATTTTAAACTTTCCCCATCCTGTGAAGTTCACTTCTTTTCCAGAGGCCAACAATTCTCCCACAAGATCTATGAAGGCATTTAAATTTGTTTCAGCTTCCACCTTAGTTTTAAAAGTTCCTTTTTCTTTATAAAGAGACACGAAATCTTTCTTGCTCACAACTAATTTCTCCTCCACTTTTTCAACTGTATAGAAATACTTTTTAGGAGAAATAATTTTTCCTTCCTTTTTCAAGGCTTTTATAGCTTTGGTAACTTCCTTACTGTCGACCTTCAACATCTTAGCGATATCCCCAGTTTTTAGTGGTTCCGATTTAGCTAACAACTTTAAAATTTTTTCCTTCATAGGTTCATCCTCCATTTTTTTATATTTTAATACAATTATACCTCCATTTTACTCAATTGCAAGGGGAAAAAGAGAAAATAAATTATTCTTGTTATTTAAGTAAAATAAGTATATAGTTATATTATGTAATAGTAATGTTTTAGGAGGTATGTTTATGGAAATTTTATATGATTTAATTATATTAGGAGCCGGCCCTGCTGGTTTATCCGCCGGTCTTTACGGCGCTAGAGGAATGATGAAAACACTGATAATCGAAAAAAATATGCTGGTAGGAGGTCAAATTTCCACCACATCCGAGATTGAAAATTATCCCGGCGGAATGATTTCCGAATCAGGTACTGAGCTTACAATGAGGATGAAAAATCAGGCTGTAAATTTCGGATGTGAGTTTAAAACCGATACCATCATTGAGGTTGATTTGGAATCGAAGATAAAAACCCTAACTGGTGAATCAGGAATAGAGTACAAAGCTAAGTCGGTTATCCTGGCTACCGGAGCATCTCCTAGATTGGCCGGTGCCCCTGGTGAAAAAGAATATACCGGCAGAGGAGTTTCCTACTGTGCTACCTGTGACGGATTTTTCGTAAGGGATTTAGAGGTCTTTGTCATTGGAGGGGGAGATACAGCTGTAGAGGAAGCTATATTTTTAACTAAATTTGCTAAAAAAGTAAATGTGGTCCATAGAAGAGATAAGTTAAGAGCTGCTAAATCCATCCAGGAAAAAGCATTTAAAAATGAGAAGATAAACTTTATTTGGGATACCGTTGTAGAAGAGATGAAGGGAGACCCCATTAAAGGCCTTGTGAGTATCGTTCTAAAAAACAAGATAACCGGGGAGGTTACAGAGTATAACGGAGGAGATAAACCAATTGGTGTATTTGTTCTGGTTGGAAATGTCCCGAATACCGAGTTATTTAAAGATAAACTAGTGGTTAATTCCGGTGGTTTCTTAATCGCAGATGAAAAAACTCTAAACGCAGAACTTTCTTCTACCGGAGAAAATCTAGAAGGTGTGTATGTTGCAGGAGATTGCAGGGAAAAATTATTATATCAGGTAATAACTGCTTCTGCTGACGGCGCGGTAGCTGCTGTAGTCAGTGAGAAATATGTGGAAGAGAATTTTAATTAAAAAAACAACATGACGTTGCATCCAGACAGGCATAATCTAGGGTTTTATAATTTTTTAGATAAGAAAAAGGGGGTTGATCGGTCATTTAGACCGATTAACTCCCTTTTTTAATCATAGTTTATTTTACATTTTTTAGGATCACTGCTGTTCCCATTCCTCCTCCAATACAGAGGGATGCCAGTCCAAAATTCACTTCACTTTTTTTCATCTCATGGATAAGAGTCGTGGTAATCCTATTTCCACTGGCTCCTACAGGATGCCCCAAGGCTATAGCTCCTCCATTTACATTAGTTTTATCGGTAAACCAATCTAAAGTCACATCATATTGCTTAGTCAGTTCTGTCATCACTCCAAGAGATTGTGCTGCAAAGGCTTCGTTTAACTCCAATAATTCCATCTCTTTTAATGTCATATCAGCTTTCTCCAAAGCATTTTTAATAGCAGGAACCGGTCCCATCCCCATGATAGACGGATCTACCCCGCCCTGTCCAGTGGCAACTATTTCCACCAGGGGAGTCAGATCATATTTTTTTACAGCTTCCTCTGAAGCCACCAGCATTACACTTGCTCCGTCATTTATTCCAGAAGCATTTCCTGCTGTGACTGTTCCATCTTTTTTGAAGATAGTCTTCAGTTTTCCTAATTTTTCTAAACTTGTTTTTCTGTTTGGATGTTCATCGGTATCAAAAATAACAGTTTCCCTTCCAGATCTTACCTCCATAGGTACTATTTCATCTTTAAACCTGCCGCTGTCTACAGCAGCTGCTGCTCTCTTTTGAGATTCCATGGCAAAGGCATCTTGAGAGTCCTTAGATAAATTGTATTTCTCGGCTATATTTTCAGCTGTAACTCCCATATGACAACCTTCGAAAGCGTCTGTAAGAGCATCAAAAACCATATGGTCTATAGTTTTGAAATCTCCCATCTTATGCCCGGACCTCGTAGATCCAGGGATCAAGTATGGTGCTGTAGACATGGACTCCACTCCTCCAGCCATTATCAGGTTAGCTTCTCCACATTTTATGGCATTATATGCCAACATGAGAGTTTTCATCCCACTTCCACAGATTATATTGACTGTGTACGCCGGGACTTCCGTTGGAACTCCACCATCTAAAGCTGCCTGTCTTCCTACTCCCTGACCCTGTCCTGCCGAAAGTACATTCCCCAAGATTACTTCATCTATATTTTTAGGATCTATCTTAGTTTCTTCAATTATGTTTCTTATGACTGCTCCACCTAATTTTGCCGCTTTCACCCCACTTAAGCTTCCCATAAATCTACCTACTGCTGTTCTCTTAGCCGAAACTATATATACCTTTGACATCTCAACACCCCTTATAAAAAATCCCACCAGTTATAAAGTGAAATTTATAACTACTTTTCTTTTTTTTTTACCTATAACCTCATTCCACCATTTGTGCTGAGAGTATGTCCTGTTACATAACTTGCATCATCACTTGCTAAAAATAATGCTACCGTTGCTACCTCTTCTGGCTGACCTAATCTGCCAAGCATTGTCTTTTTAGCAAATTTATCCAACAGG encodes:
- a CDS encoding ABC transporter substrate-binding protein — its product is MNHIKKEMTLKEIVNTYPETIDFFNSKGFKGLDNKNLLNTIGKITIQKALEAKKINVDTFLELLNDIIEQDRNSEDVNLSKKISDEGAVSVMGLLPCPVKNPLLEGLKKFQSETGMKINHELKAASSGLDWLKEDVIKANHPEKLADMFISAGFDLFFEDELMGKFKHEGIFKDITGLTEYNKDFNNENISLKDPDGDYSMLAVVPAVFLVNTDALGDRPFPKSWADLLKPEFENSVSLPISDFDLFNAILISIYKNYGEDGVKKLGKTLLQNMHPSQMVKSNKLKVDVPAVTIMPYFFTKMTGQGGPMVAQWPEDGAALSPIFMLTKKSKEKELKPLADFFASKEIGEILSHQGLFPTVNPEVENNLGDKKFMWVGWDYIKNNDIGAILKHCEKLFFQEAKKA
- a CDS encoding GTP-binding protein, coding for MNLITVSGPPSSGKTALIIKTIDNLKSRGVKVGVVKFDCLYTDDDILYEKIGVPVKKGLSASLCPDHYFVSNIEEVTQWGIKQGLDLLITESAGLCNRCSPYIQDIKAICVIDNLSGINTPKKIGPMLKTADIVVITKGDIVSQAEREVFMSRVTSVNPRATTMHVNGLTGQGAYEFSTLIYSKDEEIKTLKGKKLRFSMPSALCSYCLGETRIGEEHQMGNVRKIDLEDK
- a CDS encoding ATP-binding cassette domain-containing protein, whose product is MIDFLGIKEDKRVQSITLKPGFNKYKEAETFEELTINKGEIIAIVGPTGSGKSRLLADIEWGANADTPTNRTILIDGKTMNIESRFSSNNKLVAQLSQNMNFVMDLSVEEFIELHAKSRMVENEREVIEKIFNKANELAGEKFALDTPITSLSGGQSRALMIADVAILSKSPIVLIDEIENAGIDRKKALDLLVGEEKIVLMATHDPILALMGDKRIIISNGGIDKVMEITVEEKAILHKLESLDDVIQGMRTKLRYGQELEANFEIIKN
- a CDS encoding HU family DNA-binding protein, which produces MKEKILKLLAKSEPLKTGDIAKMLKVDSKEVTKAIKALKKEGKIISPKKYFYTVEKVEEKLVVSKKDFVSLYKEKGTFKTKVEAETNLNAFIDLVGELLASGKEVNFTGWGKFKIVEREERKGRNPQTGEEITISAKKLIKFKSGKKLDEKVNN
- a CDS encoding NAD(P)/FAD-dependent oxidoreductase — its product is MEILYDLIILGAGPAGLSAGLYGARGMMKTLIIEKNMLVGGQISTTSEIENYPGGMISESGTELTMRMKNQAVNFGCEFKTDTIIEVDLESKIKTLTGESGIEYKAKSVILATGASPRLAGAPGEKEYTGRGVSYCATCDGFFVRDLEVFVIGGGDTAVEEAIFLTKFAKKVNVVHRRDKLRAAKSIQEKAFKNEKINFIWDTVVEEMKGDPIKGLVSIVLKNKITGEVTEYNGGDKPIGVFVLVGNVPNTELFKDKLVVNSGGFLIADEKTLNAELSSTGENLEGVYVAGDCREKLLYQVITASADGAVAAVVSEKYVEENFN
- a CDS encoding acetyl-CoA C-acetyltransferase; the encoded protein is MSKVYIVSAKRTAVGRFMGSLSGVKAAKLGGAVIRNIIEETKIDPKNIDEVILGNVLSAGQGQGVGRQAALDGGVPTEVPAYTVNIICGSGMKTLMLAYNAIKCGEANLIMAGGVESMSTAPYLIPGSTRSGHKMGDFKTIDHMVFDALTDAFEGCHMGVTAENIAEKYNLSKDSQDAFAMESQKRAAAAVDSGRFKDEIVPMEVRSGRETVIFDTDEHPNRKTSLEKLGKLKTIFKKDGTVTAGNASGINDGASVMLVASEEAVKKYDLTPLVEIVATGQGGVDPSIMGMGPVPAIKNALEKADMTLKEMELLELNEAFAAQSLGVMTELTKQYDVTLDWFTDKTNVNGGAIALGHPVGASGNRITTTLIHEMKKSEVNFGLASLCIGGGMGTAVILKNVK